In Lentibacillus amyloliquefaciens, one DNA window encodes the following:
- a CDS encoding CBO0543 family protein — MEIILLWLFLISGLVLLTIALKKHPLKDWLICFFASAYFATVLGDLVVKAELLSYPVQLAPQFQSSVLYEYLLLPLICIVYYQTTYQTSFFYWCWQAFVYSSVVTFVEVLLETHTALIYFDSWHWYYSLISLTLFLLFIRCLLRLIYVVKKS; from the coding sequence ATGGAAATAATTTTACTGTGGCTCTTTCTCATTTCAGGTTTAGTCCTATTAACTATAGCATTAAAAAAACACCCGCTGAAAGATTGGCTGATTTGTTTTTTCGCTTCGGCATATTTTGCCACCGTCCTGGGAGACTTGGTTGTGAAAGCTGAGTTGCTTTCCTATCCTGTTCAATTGGCACCTCAGTTTCAGTCAAGCGTGCTTTATGAGTATTTATTGCTGCCTTTAATTTGTATCGTTTACTACCAGACGACCTACCAGACATCTTTCTTCTATTGGTGCTGGCAGGCTTTTGTTTATAGCAGTGTGGTGACATTTGTTGAAGTGCTTTTGGAGACGCATACGGCACTTATTTATTTTGACAGCTGGCATTGGTATTATTCGTTAATAAGCCTTACATTGTTTTTATTGTTCATCCGTTGTCTGTTGCGTCTGATCTATGTGGTAAAGAAGAGTTGA